From a single Nicotiana tomentosiformis chromosome 2, ASM39032v3, whole genome shotgun sequence genomic region:
- the LOC104112009 gene encoding uncharacterized protein, translating to MTAAVAETLSPISTTICNPIKPARVCFSYAAYAKNVVQHLKSSNIIVEKGLSDVEFSSIESTFNFSFPPDLRSILQEGLPTGSGFPNWRSSSQQQLEILKNLPILSLCKEVKKRNFWIDSWGDRPFDNDQAVDIAKEFLKKAAPVLVPIYQHFYIPCTPCLAGNPVFYVHDGEVKLWSFDISGFFQQVEFQSNGMLLRRPSLFNLLNAPAWAATEARKIEFWTDMTEMAAARGGGKHRRWWSEDLEGYLEDVFLRLTEAGWKEKDVREMMMVDGGGDGGSGGRRRRSDAGVFVDKKGVESHVRLLSKRLLRAGWSTEDVVDSLGSPEEICPEEDSCIDFYHNSS from the coding sequence ATGACAGCAGCAGTTGCAGAAACCTTAAGCCCCATCTCAACTACAATCTGCAACCCAATTAAACCAGCACGAGTTTGCTTTTCATACGCAGCTTACGCCAAAAATGTCGTACAACACCTCAAATCTTCCAACATAATCGTCGAAAAAGGACTTTCCGACGTAGAATTCTCCTCCATTGAGTCCACTTTCAACTTCAGTTTCCCTCCTGATCTCCGTTCCATCCTTCAAGAAGGTCTCCCCACTGGCTCTGGATTTCCCAACTGGCGATCCTCGTCACAACAACAACTAGAAATCCTGAAAAATCTTCCGATCTTGAGTTTGTGTAAAGAAGTAAAGAAAAGGAACTTTTGGATTGATTCTTGGGGTGATAGGCCATTTGATAATGATCAAGCTGTGGATATAGCAAAGGAGTTCTTGAAAAAAGCTGCCCCTGTTCTTGTTCCCATTTATCAGCATTTTTATATACCGTGTACGCCGTGTTTGGCTGGGAATCCTGTGTTTTACGTGCATGATGGGGAGGTTAAATTATGGAGTTTTGATATATCCGGGTTTTTTCAGCAAGTAGAGTTTCAGAGCAATGGGATGCTTTTGAGGAGACCAAGTTTGTTTAATTTGCTGAATGCACCGGCATGGGCGGCGACGGAGGCGAGGAAGATTGAGTTCTGGACGGATATGACGGAGATGGCGGCGGCGCGTGGCGGTGGAAAGCACCGGCGGTGGTGGAGTGAGGATCTTGAAGGGTATTTAGAGGATGTGTTTTTGAGGTTGACCGAAGCGGGGTGGAAAGAAAAGGATGTTAGAGAGATGATGATGGTGGACGGCGGCGGAGACGGCGGTTCCGGTGGCCGGAGGAGACGCAGTGACGCCGGCGTATTTGTCGACAAGAAAGGGGTGGAATCGCACGTGAGGTTATTGTCAAAGAGGTTATTACGTGCGGGGTGGAGCACGGAAGATGTGGTGGACTCTCTAGGGTCTCCAGAGGAAATATGTCCAGAGGAGGATTCTTGCATTGATTTTTATCATAATTCAAGCTAA